A DNA window from Engystomops pustulosus chromosome 6, aEngPut4.maternal, whole genome shotgun sequence contains the following coding sequences:
- the SSU72 gene encoding RNA polymerase II subunit A C-terminal domain phosphatase SSU72 isoform X2: MESCPPEVKRSFNVRSFGTGTHVKLPGPAPDKPNVYDFKTTYEQMYNDLLKKDKELYTQNGILHMLDRNKRIKPRPERFQNCKDPFDLVITCEERVYDQVVEDLNSREQETCQPVHVINVDIQDNHEEATLGAFLICELCQCIQHTDDMENEIDELLQEFEDKSGRTFLHTICFY; encoded by the exons TAAACGATCCTTCAATGTCCGGTCATTTGGAACAGGAACTCATGTTAAACTTCCGGGCCCAGCACCAGACAAGCCAAATGTTTACGATTTCAAAACCACATATGAACAGATGTACAATGATCTACTTAAGAAAGACAAAGAACT ATATACACAGAACGGTATTTTACACATGCTGGATAGAAACAAGAGGATCAAACCACGGCCAGAGAGGTTTCAGAACTGCAAAGATCCCTTCGACCTGGTCATCACCTGCGAGGAGAGGGTCTACGATCAAGTAGTAGAAG ACTTGAACTCCCGGGAGCAGGAGACCTGTCAGCCCGTGCACGTCATCAATGTGGACATCCAGGATAATCATGAAGAGGCCACACTAGGAGCTTTCTTAATTTGTGAACTTTGCCAATGT ATACAACATACAGATGACATGGAGAATGAGATAGATGAACTGCTACAGGAATTTGAAGACAAGAGCGGCCGGACCTTCCTCCACACAATCTGCTTCTATTGA